In Primulina eburnea isolate SZY01 chromosome 5, ASM2296580v1, whole genome shotgun sequence, a single window of DNA contains:
- the LOC140832727 gene encoding glutamate receptor 2.7-like: MVSVLVFFSSFVWFLSSSISSDHTSSCVPLKGSLGVVIDRNSRVGREQKTAIEMAVNDLRHCSDHFALHFRDSHGNSAASAAIEIISHKHVDAILGTLTQQEATFVSQFHKHTGSSMPIISISPTSSVSEQAPSNSTSSFIQISAYINYKMQSIAAIVGYFGWRKVITINEEGNRFSADYRPTTLLSDALQAVESSIDYHLAFPSVSSLLDPGPLMENELLKIKNMDVKVFVVMQASVEFARIMFEKANLLGMMETQYVWIVSDEIGNVLDSLDLYALKNMQGVIGLKTYFVDTNEHFIEFHKRFRIKYSKEYPEEENSNPSLYALRAYDAVRVIANAVLKSEGKINHSAELENQILSSDFEGFSGRISFENGLLRRKPIFQIINVIGRSYKDAAFWSPGYGFVADVTELGGKKMRLGDGVVTGVRSIYWPGGELVVPKGWTMGSKERPLRIGIPAKGAFPQFVKILYDPHLNRTVISGFSIEVFEAAAQHLPYHLYFEYFPFYGTYDEMLAAVHNKNLDAAVGDTEIMADRYIYAVFTQPYIDSGLQMVVTAEPSIKESEFIAFKAFTKKMWIQYGVMSLLTGAIVWLSEYAAGNTEFPRRHFLQLIGSILWFSVSIMSFSYRERIENGASRLVLAAWAAVVVVVAASFTAVLSTLMTVPRIQPSILDVDYLLKTNAPVGCNDNSFIDRYLIDALDFKPENIRKIDSIDEYPRAFNQGDIKAAFFVAPHAKVFLAKYCQGYTTSDRSFKLGGFGFVFQKGSPLATDFSEAILKVTQSGHVNKIEDKLLTNFPKCAKNADVITLGEGPFAILFLVLECCFGVALFTAIASLVKMHWNNIRGAMVANRIYSWAAASILRGKIVGVREIQLTANHNI; encoded by the exons ATGGTTTCTGTGTTGGTTTTCTTCTCTAGTTTTGTCTGGTTTTTATCATCCTCTATCAGTAGTGATCATACATCATCATGTGTTCCATTGAAGGGGAGTCTCGGGGTTGTGATTGATCGGAACTCCAGAGTCGGGAGAGAGCAGAAGACGGCCATTGAAATGGCTGTAAATGACCTCCGCCATTGCTCAGATCACTTTGCTTTGCATTTCAGAGATTCGCATGGGAACTCTGCAGCTTCCGCGG CCATTGAGATTATAAGCCACAAGCATGTTGATGCCATCCTTGGAACACTAACGCAGCAAGAAGCAACATTTGTTTCACAGTTCCATAAACATACTGGAAGCAGCATGCCCATCATTTCCATATCTCCTACATCTTCTGTTTCAGAACAAGCCCCATCAAATAGTACTTCATCCTTCATCCAGATTAGTGCCTACATCAACTATAAAATGCAAAGCATTGCCGCAATCGTCGGCTATTTCGGGTGGCGAAAGGTGATAACGATAAACGAAGAAGGAAACCGTTTCTCTGCAGATTACAGGCCCACAACTCTCCTCTCAGATGCATTGCAGGCCGTTGAATCATCCATCGATTACCATTTAGCTTTCCCTTCTGTTTCTTCTCTGTTAGACCCCGGACCATTGATGGAAAATGAGCTGCTGAAGATAAAAAACATGGATGTTAAGGTTTTTGTCGTCATGCAGGCTTCTGTCGAGTTCGCCAGGATTATGTTTGAGAAGGCGAATCTGTTGGGAATGATGGAAACACAATATGTGTGGATTGTATCAGATGAGATTGGAAACGTTCTTGATTCTCTTGATTTATATGCCTTAAAGAATATGCAAGGTGTGATTGGATTAAAGACATATTTTGTTGATACCAATGAACATTTTATAGAATTTCATAAGAGGTTTAGGATAAAATACAGTAAAGAATATCCAGAAGAAGAAAACTCGAACCCAAGTTTATATGCTCTTCGTGCTTATGATGCAGTTCGAGTCATCGCCAATGCTGTGCTAAAATCAGAAGGAAAGATTAATCATTCCGCAGAGTTGGAGAATCAGATTCTGTCAAGTGATTTTGAAGGGTTCAGTGGAAGGATAAGTTTCGAGAACGGCTTACTTAGGCGAAAGCCGATTTTTCAGATTATTAATGTGATTGGAAGGAGCTATAAAGATGCAGCATTTTGGTCGCCTGGATATGGTTTCGTGGCAGATGTAACCGAACTCGGTGGGAAAAAGATGAGATTAGGCGATGGAGTAGTGACAGGAGTGCGTTCAATTTACTGGCCAGGCGGTGAACTTGTTGTTCCAAAGGGATGGACTATGGGCAGCAAAGAGAGACCGTTGAGAATAGGAATTCCAGCTAAGGGTGCATTCCCCCAATTtgttaagattttgtatgatcCGCACCTAAACAGAACGGTGATCAGTGGATTTTCTATAGAAGTTTTTGAGGCCGCGGCACAGCACCTGCCTTATCATCTGTACTTCGAATATTTTCCCTTTTATGGAACTTACGACGAAATGTTGGCAGCAGTTCACAACAAG AACTTAGATGCAGCAGTTGGTGACACGGAAATAATGGCCGATCGATACATATATGCTGTATTTACACAGCCCTACATTGATTCTGGACTACAGATGGTGGTCACAGCAGAACCGAGCATAAAAGAGTCCGAATTCATCGCGTTTAAAGCCTTCACCAAGAAGATGTGGATCCAATACGGAGTCATGAGTCTCCTAACAGGAGCCATCGTCTGGCTGAGTGAATATGCTGCAGGCAACACCGAATTCCCTAGAAGACATTTTCTTCAACTGATCGGCTCCATCCTATGGTTTTCAGTCAGTATCATGTCCTTTTCGTATA gAGAAAGGATAGAAAACGGTGCTTCCAGGCTCGTCCTGGCAGCCTGGGCCGCTGTTGTAGTTGTCGTGGCAGCGAGTTTTACCGCTGTATTAAGTACATTGATGACAGTTCCAAGAATCCAGCCATCAATCCTGGATGTCGACTATCTTCTCAAGACAAATGCACCAGTCGGCTGTAATGATAACTCATTCATAGACCGATATCTGATTGATGCCCTCGACTTCAAACCTGAAAATATTCGTAAAATCGACTCCATTGATGAATATCCCAGAGCTTTCAATCAGGGTGACATTAAAGCAGCTTTCTTTGTCGCCCCACACGCCAAAGTATTCCTCGCTAAGTATTGCCAAGGCTACACCACTTCGGACCGCAGTTTCAAACTAGGTGGCTTCGGCTTT GTATTCCAGAAGGGTTCACCACTGGCAACTGATTTCTCAGAGGCAATTCTGAAAGTGACACAGAGTGGACATGTGAATAAAATCGAAGACAAATTACTTACTAATTTTCCGAAATGTGCCAAGAATGCAGACGTTATAACTTTAGGCGAGGGCCCATTCGCTATTCTGTTCCTGGTTTTAGAATGCTGCTTTGGGGTGGCACTCTTCACGGCCATTGCTAGTCTTGTGAAAATGCATTGGAATAACATTAGAGGAGCAATGGTTGCGAACAGAATTTACAGTTGGGCTGCAGCATCGATTCTCAGAGGGAAGATTGTTGGAGTGAGGGAGATCCAATTGACTGCCAACCATAACATTTGA